The Aerosakkonema funiforme FACHB-1375 sequence ACCAGTTTGAAGAATTCTTTTTTGTTCACGGAGAGCCAAAAATAAGGCAAAATTTTTATCGTTTTTTGAATAGTTGTTTAAATATTCCCTATTGCAAAGTTATCCTCTCCATTCGGGAAGATTATTTGCATTGCTTGTTGGAATTAAACCGTTTAGATAATAAAGTAATCAATGAAAATATTCTCGATAAGAAGATTCTTTACAGTTTGGGTAACTTTTCCCGACCGGAAGCCAAGTTAGTCATCGCCAGTTTAACCAAACAATCCCAGTTTGAATTAGAGTCAGCGTTGCTGGAACAACTGGTAGAAGATTTAGCGGCTGATTTGGATGGAGTATTGCCAATTGAGTTGCAGATTGTCGGCGCACAACTGGAAGCAGAAAAAATTACCAGTTTGGCAAAATATCGGGAGTTGGGTGAGAAACCGAAAGCGCAATTGGTAGCGCGATATTTGGCAGATATCGTCAATGATTGCGGCCAAGAGAATATCAAACTTACTAGATTGGTTTTGTACTTGCTCACGAATGAAAATAACACCCGTCCGCTGAAAACTCGCGCTGAGTTGGTACAGGAGTTGGAGTTAAAAACCGATAATTTAGATTTGGTTTTGGAGATTTTATTAGGTTCCGGTTTGGTGGTGGAGGTGGAAGCAGCCAACACTAGATATTATCAACTGGTTCACGATTATTTGGTGTGGTTTATTCGCCAGCAGCAGGGTGCGGAATTATTAGCGGAATGGAAGAGACGAGCAGAAGAATTTCAGGCAGGACAAATTGACGCCCTCAGTCGCTATTCAGATATACTTTTTAATCAAAATAAAGAGTTTGATGCGCTGATAGAAGGTTTACGGGCGGGTGTCACACTCAAGCAAGCGAGTACAGCAAACGCTTATATCCGCATCCAAGTTTTAACAGCATTGAGGCAGGCCGTTTACAGCGTGCAAGAATGCAACCGCTTGGAGAGACATAACCATGCGGTCAATAGTGTCAGTTTCAGTCCCGACGGTCAAACTATTGCTTCTGGGAGTTCGGACAACACGATTAAACTGTGGAGTCGGGATGGCAAATTACTGCAAACTCTCAGCGGACATAACGCTGCGGTCATAAGTGTCAGTTTCAGTCCCGACGGTCAAACTCTAGCTTCTGGGAGCTTTGACAAGACGGTTAAACTGTGGAATCGGGATGGCACATTACTCCAAACTCTCAGCGGACATAACGCTGAGGTCATAAGTGTTAGTTTCAGTCCCGACGGTCAAACTCTAGCTTCTGGGAGCTTTGACAAGACGGTTAAACTGTGGAATCGGGATGGCAAATTACGCCAAACTCTCAGCGGACATAACGCTGAGGTCATAAGTGTTAGTTTCAGTCCCGACGGTCAAACTCTAGTTTCTGGGAGCCTTGACAAGACGATTAAACTGTGGAATCGGGATGGCAAATTACGCCAAACTCTCAGCGGACATAACGCTGCGGTCATAAGTGTCAGTTTCAGTCCCGACGGTCAAACTATTGCTTCTGGTAGTGAGGACAACACGATTAAACTGTGGAATCGGGATGGCAAATTACTCCAAACTCTCTGCGGACATAACGCTGCGGTTTGGAGTGTCAGTTTCAGTTCCGACGGTCAAACTCTAGCTTCTGGGAGCTTTGACAAGACGGTTAAACTGTGGAATCGGGATGGCAAATTACTCCAAACTCTCTGCGGACATAACTATACGGTCAATAGTGTCAGTTTCAGTCCCGACGGTCAAACTATTGCTTCTGGGAGTTGGGACAACACGATTAAATTGTGGAGTCGGAATGGCAAATTACTCCAAACTCTCTGCGGACATAACGGTTGGGTCTATAGTGTCAGTTTCAGTCCCGACGGTCAAACTATTGCTTCTGGTAGTGAGGACAACACGATTAAATTGTGGAGTCGGAATGGCAAATTACTGCAAACTCTCAGCGAACATAACGATGGGGTGTTGAGTGTCAGTTTCAGTCCCGACGGTCAAACTATTGCTTCTGGGAGTAGCGACAACACGATTAAACTGTGGAGTCGGGATGGCAAATTACTGCAAACTCTCAGCGGACATAACTATCCGGTCAATAGTGTCAGTTTTAGTCCCGACGGTCAAACTATTGCTTCTGGGAGTTCGGACAAGACAGTAATTTTACGGAATTTGGATTTAGATAATTTACTGGCGCAGGGTTGCGATTGGGTGCGCGATTATCTGACGAATAATATTAATGTGAGTGAGAGCGATAGGCGTTTGTGCGATGGAATTGGGAGTGGGAAGTAGCGCAGGAAAGGGATAGGCGCGGATGCACGGATGAGATGAGGGGATGTGCGATTATGCTTCACTTCGCTGTCAGCCCGCCTGCGATTCAAATCGCAGGCTCATAGCGAAAGTCCATTAAAATGGACTGAATACAAATTTTTCAGTCCACTTAAGTGGACTTGGGCTATTAGCTGGGGAATTGATTCCCCAGCGGGTGAAGTTGGGCTATTAGCTGGGGAATTGATTCCCCAGGGGGTGAACAAATCGCCACTACAAGGTAATTTTTGAGGAAATTTGGGGTGCGATTCGGTGTGCGATCGCTCAAAAGATATCAAGTTTAATTCTATATAAAAAGCCATTCACGAAAGCTGTCAGCCCGCCAGCGATTCAAATCGCTAGGCTCATAGCGAAAGTCCATTAAAATGGACTGAATACAAATTTTTCAGTCCACTTAAGTGGACTTGGGCTATTAGCTGGGGAATTGATTCCCCAGCGGGTGAACAAATCGCCACTACAACATTATTGCTTGGTCTATAACTAATGCCCATTTCCAAACTCTTTCAAACTTCCTGCTTCTGTGCAGCAGCAGCCCTTTTAGCTTCCGCCCTCAGTCGCCACTTTTCCGCATGAGCCGTTATCGACTCGCACATTTCCCTTGCTTTCTGTTCCGCTTTCTTAGCAAGTTCCACAATTTCTAGAAGTTCCTTTTCATCCATTTCTTTCTGTTTCATTTTTCTCCTTCTTCTTCCTGCTTTCTAGCCATTCCTTCTTCATACCAGCCTTGGTATTTCTCTGCCATTGCTGTTGCCATTTCGCTTATCTCTTTAAGTTGTTGTTCGCCAATCTTGGCTAATTCCAGAATTTCGAGTAATTTCTTTTCATCCAAAACTTTTTGTGTCATAAGCCTAATTATTAAATTATTTTATTTTTAAAGAGAGCAATCTGAGCGATCGCACTTCTTTGCATACCGGAAGTGCGATCGCCCTTTTTCATCCCTACCGATCTTACTTCTGTGCAGCTACTTCTACTACTCTTTTAGCTTCATACCAACGTTTGTATTTGGCAGTATTAGCTGTGATCGTTTCACACATTTTCCTGGCTTTCTGTTCAGCTTCCTTTGCTAATTCCAGAATCTCTAGGAGTTCATTTTCATCCAGTTCTTTTTGTGTCATTGCAAGTTCTCCAATCGAGTTTTAACCCTACCAACAGTTATTTTTGTTTCCAGCACTTGACCTAACTCTATTGCTAAATCTTCTCCAACCTCCTGAATTTTTTCTTCTATAATCACATCATTTGCTGAGAGATACTCAACACTAACCTGTATTCGCCTTCTGGATGTTTCTGCAAAAAACATACTCGTATTCAAAAAGGCAAACAACTGAACCAATGTAAAATTGTTGGGGAAACGCTCCATGCTGACTCTGGCCAGGTTAAGTCCTGCTGTTGCTTCCCGCTCGATCGTATCTAACTCTTGGTTTAATCGCTCAATCAGAGCATTCAGTTCTGATGGAATAGCCATAATTATGAGATTATATCATATTTAGTAATTAGACAATTAAAATTTTTAGAAAAACTTCGTTTGATTTTCTATTCCCAATTAGCTAATCTTAGAAACTTTGCCAGTGCTGCCGTTAAGTTCCACCAAGTCACCGTCTTTTAACCATTCGGTGACGCCGGGGAGAGAGACGATCGCAGGAATTCCCAACTCTCGCGCAACAATGGCAGCGTGAGATAGCAAACTGCCTTTTTCTACTAGCAAACCAGCAGCGGCGGGAAATAGCAAAATCCAACCCGGATCGGTGCGATCGGCAACAATAATTGTACCTGGTTGTAGGGGTACGCTGTTCTCATTTCCGACAATTTGTTTTGGATCTTTAATCACGCGCACAGCACCGCGCACGACTCCCGGAGAGCAACCGATTCCCTGTAAATAGCTGTGGTGCGTTACGCTCGATTGCGTTTCGCTAACGCACCCTACGGAATCTGAAGAAACCAACCCATTCTCAATTCCCCGATAAACTATGCCTCGCGTTTCAAAGCGATCGCCTGGTGATGGCATATCCTTATATTTGGCAAATTCTGCTTGACGCACAGCTACCAATCCTTTCAGGTCTGTGCAGGTAGCTGTACCTTCAATAAATCCCAAAATTTCGTTTACTTCTAAATAGAAAATATCGCGGGGAGAGTTCAGCAAATCGAGTGCATAAAAACGCTTTCCTAATTCTACAAAAACTCGCCGTGCGCGACCAAAAACGCGGGTACGTTCAAAGCGTAAATTTTCGCGATCGCGCACTCGTCTTCGAGCATTTTTCAGCACCCAATTAAACACGAATCGCCGCAAAGGATTGCCCCTCAACGCTCTCCTCACTCGTAATTCTGCTGTTTTTCGAGAAGAGGGGGAGACGGGGAGAGAGGGGGAAGGGGAGAGGGATAATTGACCGATCGCACGCAATAAAGGAAGTGGATTATCCTGAAGTGTGGGACTTTCTAATTTGAGTTCTTCCAAGCAGCGATCGCCAAACTTATCCAAATATTGCTGATACAATAATTTAAACTGAGGCAATTGTGCCATTGCTGGCAAAATCGCAGTTAAGGAACCATCACACAACAGTTTGGCAAATTCACGATTCACAGTCACCAAATCGGCCATTTC is a genomic window containing:
- a CDS encoding nSTAND1 domain-containing NTPase, with product MSESQPLENISADNEESLQTLLRAIALSQGDFSLILVVCNYAALCDRMAQRLLVSSSVKIEKIELGKFVPNLYSTIVSKLGEEKPPALMVFGLEAVDEIDRVLTSANYVREEFRKNLPFPVLLWVNDEAIEKFIRLAPDIFSWSTTVELSMTNDELIELIRQRTNQLFATETNFYLNLETFSEAWREIAAAERDLQNRQAVLLTELEACLQVWHGLNDFTNNRLDEALENYQESFLFWQQENHRERQGILLLAIAECYKQKAIQQRVKNQEFWQEEKYFLWESLKNFERSQRLDLVAKHISKLGEVLRRLQAWPELKSLVEKKAIKLHLTYGDPSQLAQDRGFLAQVSLEESRWDEAKQQAEAALKILAESPLIQPDELQEKGFYQLILAFSLRKLGEKQQADEHLSQAFRESKPQYEPQLYINILGKLRELYFQQRDYGKAFEIKVEEYAIQYHYNFLAFAGVAHFTAKSKIINSTLTETAKQAIVEREISGREPDVKRLWARISADYCKLIVIYGQSGVGKSSLVRAKLFPKLQQEKIDTRQGLPVLLRFYNGWVKTLGDNLRKEFQEVTGENLSASLDSPEEIIQQLQKNAELNLLTVLIFDQFEEFFFVHGEPKIRQNFYRFLNSCLNIPYCKVILSIREDYLHCLLELNRLDNKVINENILDKKILYSLGNFSRPEAKLVIASLTKQSQFELESALLEQLVEDLAADLDGVLPIELQIVGAQLEAEKITSLAKYRELGEKPKAQLVARYLADIVNDCGQENIKLTRLVLYLLTNENNTRPLKTRAELVQELELKTDNLDLVLEILLGSGLVVEVEAANTRYYQLVHDYLVWFIRQQQGAELLAEWKRRAEEFQAGQIDALSRYSDILFNQNKEFDALIEGLRAGVTLKQASTANAYIRIQVLTALRQAVYSVQECNRLERHNHAVNSVSFSPDGQTIASGSSDNTIKLWSRDGKLLQTLSGHNAAVISVSFSPDGQTLASGSFDKTVKLWNRDGTLLQTLSGHNAEVISVSFSPDGQTLASGSFDKTVKLWNRDGKLRQTLSGHNAEVISVSFSPDGQTLVSGSLDKTIKLWNRDGKLRQTLSGHNAAVISVSFSPDGQTIASGSEDNTIKLWNRDGKLLQTLCGHNAAVWSVSFSSDGQTLASGSFDKTVKLWNRDGKLLQTLCGHNYTVNSVSFSPDGQTIASGSWDNTIKLWSRNGKLLQTLCGHNGWVYSVSFSPDGQTIASGSEDNTIKLWSRNGKLLQTLSEHNDGVLSVSFSPDGQTIASGSSDNTIKLWSRDGKLLQTLSGHNYPVNSVSFSPDGQTIASGSSDKTVILRNLDLDNLLAQGCDWVRDYLTNNINVSESDRRLCDGIGSGK
- a CDS encoding restriction endonuclease subunit S, which produces MAIPSELNALIERLNQELDTIEREATAGLNLARVSMERFPNNFTLVQLFAFLNTSMFFAETSRRRIQVSVEYLSANDVIIEEKIQEVGEDLAIELGQVLETKITVGRVKTRLENLQ